A stretch of DNA from Methanoplanus endosymbiosus:
AAAAGAGAGGTTGTCAGAATGTTTCATGAATCGCTTAAAGACGGAGGCTACCTCATGATGGAGCATTCACAGAAAATTCCGGAAGAAGAATCAGATACATTTATAAGAGCCAGTACTGAAAATAACATCTACAGAAAGAAGACAGAATAAATATAAGGAGGAACAGTTATCGGGGCAACATATTTTCACAGGGATCTGCATACCATGAAAAAACTGGTTATGCTCATACCGGATATTCTGAATTCCAAAGGGAATGTCAGAATCTGGAGTGCCGGATGCTCAAACGGTGCGGAACCCTTTACACTCGCAATTTTAATATCAGAACTATTCGGAGATAACTATCCGGACTCAGTTGATATTTTAGCCACTGATATTGACCCGGACAATAATTTTGAGGATTTTTTCAGATACGGAATTTATGATAAGGATCGCCTGAATAGAATTCCGGAGGATGTCTGCCGGAAATACTTCCACGGAAATGAAGATAATTCCGGAAATGTTGTTCTCAATGACTCCATTATTGAAAGGGTTGAGTTTATGAGGCATGATCTCCTCTCCGGAAATTTGCCAGGAGGGTTTTTTGATATAATCATCTGCAAGAATGTCCTGCTGCATTTTAATGAGTCTGAACAGTCAGAGATTGTCAGCCTCATTTATAATTCCATGAATGATAACGGTCTCTTTGTAACCGAACAGACACACAGGCTGCCGGATGAATGGGATGATCATTTTGTGAGGATTTTTCCGGATGCCAGAATATACAGAAAATTTTCTGAAATCTGATAAATTTATCAAAATCTCCCATTTTTCCCCCATAACAAAACATTATATATCATTATTCAGAGTTGTGTTAAATTCACAGAGAGGAAAGCAGGTCAGTTCAAAATTACAAAGTATAAATAAATTTGTAATAATTGCATAATATTAACCTCCGGATAAATTGTGAATTCAGGAGAATATTTTGAAAAATCATTCGCAATTTTTTTACAGACATCAATAATTATAACAATTTTAGCATCAGACAAAATATTTTTTGTTCAAATAAACAGCTATAAGATATAGAAGTGAATTATAGTTATTTACAAATTGCTATGCAATTTAGAGAGACACATAAACATATCACATATAAATCACTAAGAGGTTATCTTATGACAACAGACATAATAAAAAAAGCCATTGACGGGGCACTCAGTGGCAATATGAATGAAAAGATCGAGATCAGCAGGGTGGATCCCGAACTAAAGACTCTTGCAGAAGGAATAAATAAACTCATTGAAGGAAAAAAAGAGGACTCAGAGAAAGGGGAATTCTTATACCAGGCACTGATGAAAACTCCTGTACCAATGGCCCTTACAGATTCAAGGCTCAATATTGTAGATGTAAACGATAAATTCACAGATTTAACAGGATATTCAAAAGAGAGAATGCAGAGGCTCAATGTCTCTGATTTTCACAGGGAATTTAAACTGGAACTAATCGAAGGTAAAGGTTCAAAAGATGCCCTTGAAATGAAAAGAGAAGTCTGTGGAAAATTCAGTATGCTCTTTAAGGGAGAAGAGAGGATCGTGGAAATTCACAGTATCCCCCTTATGGACGAAAATGGAAGAGTAACCAATATTAACACTGCCTTACTGGACATAACAGAAATTGAAAACCAGAAGATATGGTACGAATCCATCCTTGACACAATACCATTCCCTGTTTCAGTCACGGACCTGAATATGAACTGGACCTACCTGAACCCTGCAACCGCCGGAATGGCAAACGTGGATAAAAAAGAAGCTCTTGGAACACAGTGCAGCAGGTGGAATGCAAACATCTGCAGGACAAGGGAGTGCGGTGTGGAATGCCTCAGGGCCGGCAAGGAGAAGTCATTCTTTGAGCAGGACGGCGGAAACTTCATGATTGATGTTGCCTGGTTAAAGAATAACAAAGGAGAAAAAGTAGGTCATGTCGAAGTAATACAGGATATAACCGAAACTGAAAACCTCAAAAAAGATGCAGAAAATCTTGCTGCATGGTATGAATCCATCCTTGACGCTATACCATTCCCTGTTTCAGTCACAGATCTCAATATGAACTGGACTTACTTAAACCCTGCAACTGCCGGAATGGCAAACGTGGATAAAAAAGGAGCTCTTGGAACTCAGTGCAGCCGGTGGAATGCAAACATATGCAGGACAAAGGACTGCGGTGTCGAATGCCTGAGAAGAGGACAGGATAAGTCATT
This window harbors:
- a CDS encoding CheR family methyltransferase; the protein is MKKLVMLIPDILNSKGNVRIWSAGCSNGAEPFTLAILISELFGDNYPDSVDILATDIDPDNNFEDFFRYGIYDKDRLNRIPEDVCRKYFHGNEDNSGNVVLNDSIIERVEFMRHDLLSGNLPGGFFDIIICKNVLLHFNESEQSEIVSLIYNSMNDNGLFVTEQTHRLPDEWDDHFVRIFPDARIYRKFSEI